One Aciduliprofundum boonei T469 genomic region harbors:
- a CDS encoding citrate/2-methylcitrate synthase translates to MGVLKEKGPIEYSKGLEGVIAALSSISAIDGKNGKLIYRGIPIEMLAKYSTYEETAYLLLYGELPTKEALEKFSAQMRELRVIPKKVEECIVELPPNPHPMDILKVALAHSALYDPDRQKCCREGVMRKVIRIIAQLPTMIAYYHRARTGQEVIPPDPELSHAANFLYMLHGKKPDEEEARIFDIALILHAEHGLNASTFAAMVTASTLSDINSALLSAIGALKGPLHGGANERVLKMLDEIGSPDKAEEYVLNALKEKRRIMGFGHRVYKTYDPRAKILKEYAEYLSDKYNDRKYIEIGERIENIMIRELGKKGIFPNVDFYSGIVYQFLGIPRDLFTPVFAMARSVGWAAHVCEYTANNRIFRPRAYYIGPDYVEYVQLEKRR, encoded by the coding sequence ATGGGAGTTTTGAAAGAAAAAGGTCCAATAGAGTATTCCAAGGGATTGGAAGGTGTTATAGCTGCATTATCATCAATCAGTGCTATAGATGGTAAGAATGGAAAGCTCATTTATCGTGGTATCCCTATTGAAATGCTAGCAAAATATTCCACCTACGAAGAAACTGCTTATTTGCTTTTGTATGGGGAGTTGCCAACAAAGGAGGCGTTAGAAAAGTTCTCCGCGCAAATGAGAGAGCTTAGAGTTATCCCTAAGAAAGTTGAAGAATGCATTGTTGAATTACCTCCTAATCCGCATCCTATGGATATCTTGAAGGTTGCACTAGCTCACTCGGCCCTTTACGACCCCGATAGACAAAAGTGCTGCCGTGAAGGAGTTATGCGAAAAGTAATAAGAATTATAGCTCAGCTGCCAACAATGATTGCCTATTATCATCGCGCTCGTACAGGACAGGAAGTTATACCTCCTGATCCCGAATTGAGCCATGCTGCTAATTTCCTATATATGCTTCATGGCAAGAAACCGGATGAGGAAGAGGCAAGAATATTTGATATTGCGCTCATATTGCATGCAGAGCATGGATTAAACGCATCAACTTTCGCAGCAATGGTAACTGCCTCAACGCTTTCAGATATAAATTCTGCGCTCCTCTCCGCCATTGGTGCGCTCAAGGGTCCTTTACATGGTGGCGCTAATGAGCGCGTTTTAAAGATGTTAGATGAAATAGGCTCTCCTGACAAAGCAGAAGAGTATGTTCTAAACGCTTTGAAAGAGAAGCGCCGTATTATGGGATTTGGACATCGTGTTTACAAGACATACGATCCCAGAGCTAAGATTCTCAAGGAATACGCAGAGTACCTCTCGGATAAATACAATGACAGAAAATACATAGAGATAGGTGAGAGAATTGAGAATATAATGATCCGTGAGCTTGGAAAGAAAGGAATATTTCCCAATGTGGACTTCTATTCTGGTATAGTTTATCAGTTCTTGGGTATACCACGTGATTTATTTACCCCTGTTTTTGCAATGGCCCGTTCGGTAGGCTGGGCTGCGCATGTGTGTGAATACACTGCCAATAACAGAATATTCAGACCTAGGGCATATTATATAGGTCCTGATTATGTGGAGTATGTGCAACTGGAGAAAAGGAGGTGA
- a CDS encoding PLDc N-terminal domain-containing protein gives MRQKSLMYILILGLIFFALLATPTASAVTEHSGSETIQANQYWYYRVSLPNGGGVEYEIKGNNTMNIYFLDQKNMALYAAGHTFTYIDKGTSLNTQHAKMYFTISNESGGTYYIVVESAGNWPVNFTYDVKYGEDLETSFFEFFGTTTCIIGGVVFLIWLAVLIWVYKDAKRRGKSGLLWFLVVLFLNILGLIIWLIVRPKNRIR, from the coding sequence TTGAGGCAAAAGAGTTTAATGTATATTCTGATTTTGGGCTTGATTTTTTTTGCCCTTTTAGCGACACCTACAGCTTCAGCTGTGACAGAGCATAGTGGTAGTGAGACTATTCAGGCAAATCAATACTGGTACTATAGGGTTTCTCTTCCAAATGGGGGAGGAGTAGAGTATGAAATAAAGGGAAATAACACAATGAACATCTACTTTTTAGATCAGAAAAATATGGCATTATATGCTGCAGGGCACACTTTTACTTATATAGACAAGGGAACATCCTTAAATACGCAGCATGCAAAGATGTACTTTACAATAAGCAATGAATCTGGTGGAACATACTACATTGTGGTTGAAAGCGCAGGTAACTGGCCGGTGAATTTTACCTACGATGTGAAATATGGTGAAGATCTTGAGACCTCTTTCTTTGAGTTCTTTGGAACTACCACATGCATAATCGGTGGAGTAGTCTTTTTAATCTGGCTTGCAGTGCTTATATGGGTATACAAAGATGCAAAGAGACGGGGCAAAAGTGGATTGCTCTGGTTCCTAGTGGTGCTGTTCTTGAACATATTGGGGTTAATCATTTGGTTGATAGTGAGACCAAAGAACAGGATACGATGA
- a CDS encoding 3-isopropylmalate dehydratase large subunit: protein MGKTMAEKIIGEHAGKDVKAGDIVVAKVDVAMVQDGTGPLSVQVLEDMGLVQVFDKKNTVLFLDHATPSPRKELSNAHKILREFSEKTGAYLSDVGEGVCHQRLVESWASPGQLIVGADSHTCTSGALGAFATGMGSTDVAIAFALGKVWLRVPETHRFYIEGKFPKGVYSKDLILHIIGTIGADGATYKSMEFYGPTIDKMSMESRFTITNMAIEAGGKTGMIAPDATTKKYLEEMGRGEKYREIKSDDDAWFEKEYEFNVDELEPTVSFPHTVDNTRTISEAKKMNIRIDQVYIGTCTNGRIEDLRVAAKILDGNKVNKKTRLIVIPASRRVYIQALKEGLLEKFVEAGAAIESPGCGPCVGIHKGVLADGERVLSTQNRNFKGRMGNPNAEIYLGSPATAAATAIEGKIADPREYL, encoded by the coding sequence TTGGGAAAAACTATGGCTGAGAAAATCATAGGTGAGCATGCGGGAAAGGATGTTAAAGCGGGAGATATCGTAGTGGCGAAGGTAGATGTTGCCATGGTGCAGGATGGTACTGGGCCTCTGAGCGTTCAGGTTCTTGAAGATATGGGGCTTGTTCAAGTGTTTGACAAAAAGAATACAGTACTGTTTCTTGACCATGCTACACCATCTCCCCGAAAAGAACTTAGCAATGCCCATAAAATCTTGAGAGAATTCTCCGAGAAAACAGGGGCTTATCTTTCAGATGTGGGTGAAGGAGTTTGCCATCAGCGCCTTGTGGAGTCATGGGCCTCTCCTGGCCAATTGATTGTAGGGGCGGACTCACATACCTGTACATCTGGTGCACTGGGTGCATTTGCGACAGGAATGGGAAGCACAGATGTCGCTATAGCTTTCGCTTTGGGCAAGGTTTGGTTAAGAGTTCCGGAGACACATCGCTTCTACATAGAGGGAAAATTTCCAAAGGGCGTGTATTCAAAGGATTTGATTCTCCATATAATTGGGACCATAGGGGCTGATGGAGCCACATACAAATCTATGGAGTTCTACGGGCCTACAATTGATAAGATGAGCATGGAATCCAGATTCACTATAACCAATATGGCGATAGAAGCAGGAGGCAAAACGGGTATGATTGCCCCAGATGCAACCACAAAAAAATACCTAGAGGAGATGGGAAGAGGAGAGAAGTATCGGGAGATAAAGAGCGATGATGATGCATGGTTTGAAAAAGAATACGAATTTAATGTGGATGAGCTAGAGCCAACAGTTTCGTTTCCTCATACTGTGGATAACACTCGCACTATAAGTGAGGCAAAGAAGATGAATATTCGTATTGATCAGGTTTATATTGGAACTTGCACAAACGGACGCATAGAGGATTTGCGTGTTGCTGCCAAGATTCTCGATGGAAATAAAGTAAATAAGAAAACTCGTTTGATTGTGATACCTGCATCTCGCAGAGTGTACATTCAGGCATTGAAGGAGGGCTTGCTTGAGAAATTTGTAGAGGCAGGTGCAGCAATAGAGTCTCCCGGATGCGGGCCTTGTGTGGGCATACATAAAGGCGTGCTAGCGGATGGAGAGAGGGTTCTGAGCACCCAAAATAGAAACTTTAAGGGAAGAATGGGTAATCCTAATGCAGAAATATACCTTGGCTCGCCAGCAACTGCAGCAGCGACTGCGATAGAAGGCAAGATAGCAGATCCCCGTGAGTATCTGTGA
- a CDS encoding 3-isopropylmalate dehydratase small subunit, which produces MIRGKVWKFGDNISTDHIAPGRYFHLRTNLPELAKHVLEDADPEFPKKVKPGDIIVAGNNFGLGSSREHAPRIIKIAGVSCVIAKSFARIFYRNAFNIGLPLLTADTDKIDEGDELEIDLEKGIIKDLTKGIELQSTPIPPFMMRLLEDGGIVEHIKKHGDFKVD; this is translated from the coding sequence ATAATAAGAGGAAAGGTTTGGAAGTTTGGTGATAATATATCCACGGACCATATTGCTCCTGGACGATATTTCCACCTTCGCACAAATCTACCTGAGCTAGCCAAGCATGTGCTGGAGGATGCAGATCCTGAATTTCCAAAGAAGGTTAAGCCAGGGGACATAATTGTTGCAGGGAATAATTTTGGACTTGGAAGTAGCAGAGAGCATGCACCCCGCATAATAAAGATTGCCGGTGTGAGCTGCGTGATTGCCAAAAGTTTCGCTCGCATATTTTACCGCAATGCCTTCAATATTGGCTTGCCATTACTTACAGCAGATACTGACAAGATAGATGAGGGAGATGAGCTGGAGATAGATTTAGAAAAAGGTATAATAAAGGATTTAACCAAGGGAATAGAGCTACAGAGCACACCTATACCCCCGTTTATGATGCGTCTTTTGGAAGATGGGGGTATTGTAGAGCACATAAAGAAGCATGGTGATTTTAAAGTAGATTAA
- the guaD gene encoding guanine deaminase, producing the protein MRQAYLSRIITYYNGELRDFKAHYLIVENGKIIGISEKKQENFVDYSDYVILPGFVDTHTHLAQIDARAKWYPDLIGWLEKYIFPAELKFRDDEYARDAAQRFFKALASNGTTTAAVFSSPFKNATNIAFQEASERGLRIIMGQVMMDINVPDELKISVEKAEKDTRELVNKWHGYNELLYYAVTPRFAVSCSMKLMKNLAKISREKELFVQTHISEQEREIEEVLKLNPDFKNYAEVYQHAGLLGPKTILAHGVHLSEEELKIIKNENSSIAHCPSSNFFLHSGIMSIDSMKRFKLRIGFGSDIAAGPYFSMFEVARDASYSNSISPEEAFYYLTLGGAKSLGFDKITGSLEPDKSADFIVVSLENFDDLSTRELLSSLIYLGDDRNIVATYVNGKEVYKREKI; encoded by the coding sequence ATGAGGCAAGCGTATCTATCTAGGATAATCACATATTACAACGGAGAGCTTAGAGATTTCAAAGCTCATTATTTAATAGTTGAGAATGGGAAAATTATAGGAATAAGCGAGAAGAAGCAGGAGAATTTCGTGGATTATAGTGATTATGTCATTCTCCCAGGATTCGTGGATACTCATACCCATCTTGCTCAAATAGATGCCCGGGCCAAATGGTATCCAGATTTGATAGGCTGGTTGGAAAAATATATATTCCCAGCAGAACTCAAATTTAGAGATGATGAGTATGCGAGGGATGCAGCACAAAGATTCTTTAAAGCTTTAGCAAGTAATGGAACCACAACAGCAGCCGTTTTTTCATCCCCCTTTAAAAATGCAACCAATATAGCATTTCAGGAGGCTTCGGAAAGAGGACTAAGGATAATTATGGGACAAGTTATGATGGATATAAATGTACCAGATGAATTAAAAATCAGTGTGGAAAAGGCAGAAAAAGATACAAGAGAACTAGTAAATAAATGGCATGGCTACAATGAGTTGCTCTATTACGCAGTAACTCCGAGATTTGCAGTATCTTGCAGTATGAAGCTTATGAAAAACTTAGCAAAGATATCTAGAGAGAAAGAGCTATTCGTACAAACCCACATCTCAGAGCAGGAAAGGGAAATAGAAGAAGTGCTGAAATTAAATCCGGATTTTAAAAATTATGCGGAAGTGTATCAGCATGCTGGATTACTAGGGCCAAAAACAATACTTGCTCACGGGGTGCATTTGAGCGAGGAAGAATTGAAAATAATAAAAAATGAGAATAGCAGCATAGCCCATTGTCCCTCCTCAAACTTCTTCCTGCACAGTGGAATTATGAGCATAGATTCTATGAAGAGATTTAAACTGCGGATAGGGTTTGGCTCAGATATTGCAGCAGGTCCATATTTCTCAATGTTTGAAGTTGCTAGAGATGCATCTTACTCAAATTCCATCTCTCCCGAAGAAGCTTTTTATTACCTCACCCTTGGAGGAGCAAAGAGTTTGGGCTTTGACAAAATCACTGGCTCTTTAGAGCCGGATAAATCAGCGGACTTTATAGTTGTATCTCTGGAGAATTTTGATGATTTGAGCACGAGAGAATTGCTATCCTCACTTATCTACCTCGGAGACGATAGAAACATAGTTGCCACTTATGTGAATGGAAAAGAAGTTTATAAGAGGGAGAAAATATAA
- a CDS encoding isocitrate/isopropylmalate dehydrogenase family protein yields MYEDDIKNAAKHFENLLREQIDRMERIKHEGDWIDYSKLKPIIIGVAGGDGIGPYITEQTQRVLEFLLKDEIDEGKVEFRKIEGLTIENRVKHMQAVPDDVLDEIKKCHVLLKGPTTTPKKGDPWPNIESANVAIRRALDLFANVRPVKVPELGIDWVFFRENTEGAYMLGSRGVMIGNELAIDFKVITAPGAERIIRLAFDYAKKNGRKKVTVVTKANVVKKTDGLFLDIAEKVAKDYPEIEWDDWFIDIMTAKLIDPSRRSQFDVIVLPNLYGDILTDEAAQIQGGVGTAGSANIGKRYAMFEAIHGTALRMVKEGRAKYANPMSMIKAGAMMLEHLGFTDKAKKLNMAIDITNSFEKKITVTGHPDGATGEKMANYVIETLKDPNLEEKWKKYVNQ; encoded by the coding sequence ATGTACGAGGATGATATAAAAAATGCTGCCAAACATTTTGAAAATTTGCTGAGAGAGCAGATTGATAGGATGGAGAGAATAAAACATGAAGGGGACTGGATAGATTACTCCAAGCTCAAGCCAATAATAATCGGAGTGGCAGGTGGCGATGGCATAGGTCCATACATAACAGAGCAAACGCAGAGAGTACTTGAATTTCTGCTAAAGGATGAAATTGATGAAGGAAAGGTAGAATTCCGAAAAATTGAGGGGCTCACAATTGAGAATCGTGTAAAGCATATGCAAGCAGTGCCAGATGATGTTCTTGATGAGATCAAAAAATGCCATGTTCTTTTAAAGGGCCCAACAACAACTCCAAAAAAAGGAGACCCTTGGCCAAATATTGAAAGTGCAAATGTAGCAATCCGCCGCGCTTTAGACTTGTTTGCGAATGTCAGGCCTGTAAAGGTTCCAGAGCTTGGAATTGACTGGGTATTTTTCAGGGAAAATACTGAGGGAGCTTATATGCTTGGCTCTCGGGGAGTAATGATAGGAAACGAGCTAGCCATAGATTTCAAGGTAATAACCGCTCCAGGAGCTGAGAGAATAATCCGCCTCGCATTTGATTATGCCAAAAAGAATGGTAGAAAGAAGGTTACGGTGGTAACAAAGGCAAATGTGGTAAAAAAGACAGATGGCTTATTCCTAGATATTGCTGAGAAAGTTGCTAAAGATTACCCAGAAATCGAGTGGGATGACTGGTTCATCGATATAATGACTGCAAAATTAATAGATCCTTCTCGCCGCTCCCAGTTTGATGTTATAGTCCTACCCAATCTCTATGGAGATATTCTTACGGATGAAGCAGCCCAAATTCAAGGTGGAGTTGGAACGGCTGGAAGTGCAAATATTGGAAAGAGATATGCAATGTTTGAAGCGATACATGGCACAGCTCTGCGCATGGTGAAAGAGGGCAGAGCAAAGTATGCAAATCCAATGAGCATGATCAAAGCTGGAGCTATGATGCTTGAGCATCTTGGATTTACAGATAAGGCAAAGAAATTGAACATGGCAATCGATATAACAAATTCCTTTGAGAAGAAGATAACCGTAACTGGACATCCTGACGGAGCTACAGGAGAAAAAATGGCAAACTATGTGATTGAGACGCTCAAAGATCCAAATCTAGAAGAAAAATGGAAAAAATATGTAAATCAATAA